The Verrucomicrobiota bacterium genome window below encodes:
- a CDS encoding carbohydrate-binding protein, with protein MKNRLLQLLVVIGFSIIRAKLMKRIFYHSLILLGLTITSQSVKAGLAYPAPPGGWTYTLTGDAAAFGTGVFDSLDGTWNRSIGTSEWDGSPLGPTIATTNKPGGVGTYIEGDLTYPGSNVTYLRIQDTGNPPQYSTLTNNGCDGCSLGGPSNRKIAFVHDMTDEGAPDTFLDDGFTITFRARVPTPAKTTQPLDPLYPNGESGSGPQPYPAGGDGYLIADDSNGFFNPHQAAIGKLGFSLVTSNDTLGGLTAVPKANFQGLMVNGLNGTAPNNNIDFNESPAQFLPLDPTDWNEFWIVVQRDPSALGTHVLFVYTNGSVNAQIFHVTAASASGQAGGGGPNHIEMGMTQTAQSGCVDIDFLAYKFAAVFPPGSGGLPPSITDVSPNSPSQGNLFWPISSNVTFTATSFGSNTIASSGVNLILNGVNVGGGLIVTGGGTSNVTATYNGLVNNTVYSGRITVQDSAGQLVSFPLLFDTFTEPSALVIEAEDYNTNNGNFMDNPAPNGYANAVGTPEVDFHDVTPSTLGAYRGSDAVDTALSADTARAKFTAASANDYDVASVEQGEWQNYTRTFPTGKYDVYLRFASTVAQSVRLDLVTGDRTQPNQTTAFLGTFPVPNSGGAHTYARLRDAFGSNLVVNLSGVQTLRLTAPDASLDLQENYLVLVPLVSAVTNPPVVGFTSPAPNSTNGLPDALIVIGIVNRDTAVVTNTINYQFDAVDVTGSAIISSNAAGASITYQPPSQLTLNSLHTNRLVFGDGTRLFTNTWSFRVANLPVLLAAWATAPGSGLTNGFNVAIHYHEEAQDFLFLNNATRAEDQVGYLLNDVATGQPYVNNATGCDPVGIFSETLVINYSNDSADRGSFPGDGPFPCIGPGARRHIAMAVTANLELSAGLHRFGVRRNDGFKLSAGPYFSRAGAFLTLGIFETPNFDNGTATTEFDFMVQANGVYPFRLIFFQDAGPCDIEWYSVDRTTGVSTLINAASGASVKAYLDRPVLPLTSQLILNPQVAGTNVTFSYPTLFGYTYYVDYKDAIADSWTQGVTGFAGDGSTHTFSAPANATSKRFYRVRAQ; from the coding sequence ATGAAAAATCGCCTCCTTCAATTGCTGGTTGTGATTGGTTTCAGTATCATCCGCGCAAAACTTATGAAAAGAATATTCTACCACTCTTTGATTCTCCTCGGCCTTACGATCACCAGCCAGTCCGTTAAAGCCGGTCTTGCTTATCCCGCTCCACCCGGCGGTTGGACTTATACTCTGACTGGCGATGCTGCAGCCTTCGGGACTGGAGTCTTCGATTCTCTGGATGGAACTTGGAACCGAAGCATTGGCACGAGTGAATGGGATGGGTCCCCCCTTGGCCCAACAATTGCCACCACCAACAAGCCGGGGGGCGTGGGGACCTACATTGAAGGTGACCTGACCTATCCAGGAAGTAACGTGACCTATCTGCGGATTCAGGACACGGGCAACCCGCCTCAGTATTCTACTTTAACCAATAATGGATGCGACGGATGTAGTTTGGGAGGGCCAAGTAATCGCAAGATCGCATTCGTCCACGACATGACGGATGAAGGTGCCCCGGATACCTTCCTGGATGATGGGTTCACGATTACTTTTCGCGCTCGAGTTCCCACCCCGGCCAAGACGACTCAGCCATTGGATCCTCTTTATCCCAACGGCGAGAGCGGGAGCGGTCCTCAACCCTATCCTGCCGGTGGGGATGGTTACTTGATTGCCGATGACTCCAATGGCTTTTTCAACCCTCATCAAGCGGCGATAGGAAAGCTCGGCTTTTCTTTGGTTACGAGCAACGACACGCTCGGTGGCCTTACTGCAGTTCCGAAAGCCAACTTCCAGGGCCTTATGGTAAACGGACTCAATGGAACTGCGCCGAATAACAACATCGACTTCAATGAATCGCCAGCGCAGTTCCTACCGCTTGACCCGACGGATTGGAATGAATTCTGGATTGTAGTGCAGAGGGACCCCTCAGCCCTAGGCACCCATGTGCTCTTCGTTTACACAAACGGATCTGTAAATGCCCAAATCTTCCATGTGACCGCAGCCAGTGCGTCGGGGCAAGCCGGTGGCGGAGGGCCCAACCACATCGAAATGGGCATGACACAAACTGCGCAAAGCGGCTGCGTCGATATCGACTTTTTAGCTTATAAATTCGCGGCGGTTTTTCCGCCCGGCTCGGGAGGTCTCCCGCCTTCCATCACTGACGTTTCCCCAAATTCTCCTTCCCAAGGGAACCTGTTCTGGCCCATCAGCAGCAATGTTACCTTCACCGCGACATCGTTTGGGTCCAACACCATTGCCTCCTCGGGTGTCAACCTCATTTTGAATGGAGTCAATGTCGGCGGCGGCCTGATCGTCACTGGGGGCGGTACGTCCAATGTTACCGCGACCTATAATGGTTTGGTGAATAACACGGTTTACTCCGGACGAATTACAGTACAGGACTCCGCTGGCCAATTAGTTAGTTTTCCCCTGTTGTTCGACACCTTCACTGAGCCAAGCGCGTTGGTCATCGAAGCGGAAGATTACAACACCAATAACGGCAACTTCATGGACAACCCCGCGCCCAACGGTTATGCAAACGCCGTCGGCACGCCGGAGGTGGATTTCCACGATGTCACTCCTTCAACCCTGGGCGCTTATCGCGGGTCAGACGCGGTGGACACGGCGTTGAGTGCTGACACCGCGCGCGCCAAGTTTACTGCTGCCAGCGCCAACGATTATGATGTTGCTTCCGTAGAGCAAGGTGAATGGCAGAACTATACACGGACCTTCCCAACTGGAAAATATGATGTTTATTTGCGTTTCGCCAGCACAGTGGCGCAGTCAGTCCGATTAGACCTCGTCACGGGAGATCGCACCCAGCCCAATCAGACCACAGCTTTCTTGGGCACGTTCCCGGTCCCAAACAGTGGTGGTGCTCACACTTACGCACGGCTGAGAGATGCCTTCGGCAGCAATCTCGTGGTCAACTTGTCTGGCGTCCAAACTCTGCGGTTGACCGCTCCGGACGCCAGTTTGGATCTCCAGGAGAATTATCTTGTCCTCGTGCCCCTCGTCAGCGCAGTCACGAATCCGCCCGTTGTGGGCTTCACGTCGCCTGCGCCGAATTCAACCAACGGGTTGCCAGATGCGCTAATCGTGATCGGGATTGTAAATCGCGACACGGCGGTTGTAACTAACACGATCAACTACCAATTCGACGCCGTCGATGTGACTGGCTCGGCTATCATCAGCAGCAACGCAGCCGGGGCGTCGATTACGTATCAGCCGCCAAGCCAGTTGACCCTTAATTCACTGCACACCAACCGCCTGGTCTTCGGCGATGGCACGCGACTATTCACCAACACCTGGTCGTTTAGGGTGGCCAATCTGCCGGTGCTGCTTGCCGCATGGGCCACGGCGCCCGGTTCTGGTCTGACCAACGGATTCAATGTCGCAATCCACTATCATGAGGAAGCACAGGACTTCCTTTTCCTGAACAACGCGACTCGGGCGGAAGACCAGGTCGGCTACCTGCTGAATGATGTGGCTACTGGCCAGCCCTATGTGAATAACGCGACCGGTTGCGATCCGGTCGGCATCTTCTCGGAAACTCTGGTCATCAATTACAGCAATGACTCCGCGGACCGAGGCTCGTTCCCCGGTGACGGCCCGTTCCCTTGCATCGGTCCCGGCGCTCGTAGGCATATCGCTATGGCCGTGACCGCGAACCTCGAATTGTCCGCTGGACTGCATCGGTTTGGTGTGCGCAGGAACGATGGCTTCAAACTCTCGGCCGGCCCGTATTTCAGCCGCGCCGGCGCCTTTTTGACGTTGGGTATTTTTGAAACACCTAACTTTGACAATGGAACCGCTACGACAGAGTTTGATTTTATGGTCCAGGCCAATGGCGTTTATCCTTTCCGGTTGATTTTCTTCCAAGACGCCGGACCTTGCGATATCGAATGGTACTCAGTTGATCGCACCACCGGAGTGTCAACGTTGATCAATGCGGCCAGTGGAGCTTCAGTGAAGGCCTATCTGGATCGCCCGGTCTTGCCGTTAACGAGCCAACTCATCCTCAACCCGCAAGTGGCTGGCACGAATGTCACATTCTCGTACCCCACTCTTTTTGGCTACACTTACTATGTGGATTACAAGGATGCGATCGCAGACAGTTGGACACAGGGGGTGACGGGGTTTGCTGGAGACGGAAGCACCCATACCTTCAGCGCTCCGGCCAATGCCACCAGCAAACGATTCTATCGAGTTCGGGCGCAATGA
- a CDS encoding FadR family transcriptional regulator, which translates to MIEKVCADLTKRIQEAIRKGQVWLPTERELAVKLGVSRTVLREATKRLESQGLLQIEHGRGLRVVDHLHNPLTKSISLRLPDRLTRLEQLAEVRLFLEPEIARLAALRLKPEDLAALKANQEGLRKATTTEEAVTFDAGFHQVLVRSAGNQILRLLLEALADSSRESRIATGPCFGDEGAHMQHEKIVAALERRDADGSAEAMREHIHHVLRDLEQLRRMQAVG; encoded by the coding sequence GTGATTGAAAAAGTCTGCGCCGATTTAACCAAACGCATCCAGGAGGCGATCAGGAAAGGACAGGTGTGGCTGCCGACCGAGCGAGAACTGGCCGTAAAGCTGGGCGTGAGTCGAACCGTCCTGCGCGAAGCCACGAAGCGGCTGGAATCGCAAGGGCTCCTTCAGATCGAGCATGGGAGAGGGTTGAGAGTGGTGGATCATCTGCACAATCCGCTGACAAAGTCTATTTCCTTGCGTCTGCCTGATCGGCTCACACGTCTCGAACAACTTGCGGAAGTGAGGCTTTTTTTGGAACCGGAAATTGCCCGTCTGGCCGCGCTCCGCCTCAAGCCAGAGGACTTGGCTGCGTTGAAAGCAAATCAGGAGGGCCTCAGGAAGGCGACAACGACGGAAGAGGCGGTGACGTTTGATGCGGGTTTTCATCAGGTCCTGGTACGGTCTGCGGGCAACCAGATTCTGCGGTTGCTCTTGGAGGCCTTGGCAGATTCGAGCCGGGAGAGCAGGATTGCCACAGGACCATGCTTCGGCGACGAGGGGGCCCATATGCAGCATGAGAAGATCGTGGCCGCATTGGAGCGAAGGGATGCCGACGGGAGCGCGGAAGCCATGCGTGAACATATTCACCATGTGCTGCGCGATTTGGAGCAGTTGCGCCGCATGCAGGCTGTAGGTTAA
- a CDS encoding PD40 domain-containing protein, with product MTQNPKVRLCLTAACLNLAIAASPALHEKAGKDWGVEREACLDPVTGVRVWELTKGTNAANNLYYHFSNFTADNRYLIFLSNRTGSWQLFRAEVETGRLVQLTDDPQVNAGTGCLDHTNARRLYHLRGAEVIALDILDVTTRKVGEIPEPHVGGFQQPTLSGDGKWLALGKQRDDANWEIGLMNTETGEYRTVVTQGFRIGHVQHSPTDPLIFYAWDSSGYAPQRSWIVNEDGSGNRPFYVRTDPKTWFTPLKEWVTHESWVKDTGDMTMINDKLGVMLVKKDGTARMVREGHYWHTAARPDGRLLVLDDMQGRLWLMETATGNTRLLATGIRDTVRTVHAHASFDRLGRYVQFHTGHTHETIAIIDLNELPPLNWIK from the coding sequence ATGACACAAAATCCCAAGGTCAGGCTCTGTTTGACAGCGGCCTGCTTAAACCTCGCCATCGCTGCATCGCCTGCGCTTCACGAGAAAGCCGGCAAGGATTGGGGGGTCGAACGCGAAGCCTGCCTTGATCCAGTCACGGGTGTCCGCGTGTGGGAACTCACCAAAGGCACCAATGCTGCCAACAATCTCTATTACCATTTCTCCAATTTCACTGCTGACAATCGCTACCTGATCTTCCTCTCGAACCGCACCGGCTCCTGGCAGCTTTTCCGTGCCGAGGTCGAGACCGGCCGCCTCGTGCAGCTCACTGACGATCCGCAGGTAAACGCCGGCACCGGCTGCCTCGATCACACGAACGCCCGCCGACTCTACCACCTGCGCGGCGCGGAGGTGATCGCACTGGACATCCTCGATGTCACCACGCGCAAGGTAGGCGAAATCCCGGAGCCACATGTCGGCGGCTTCCAGCAGCCCACGCTCAGCGGCGACGGCAAATGGCTCGCGCTCGGCAAACAACGTGATGACGCCAACTGGGAGATCGGACTGATGAACACCGAGACCGGCGAGTATCGCACTGTGGTCACGCAAGGCTTCCGCATCGGCCACGTGCAGCACAGTCCTACTGATCCGCTCATCTTTTACGCTTGGGATTCTAGCGGCTACGCGCCGCAACGTTCCTGGATTGTCAACGAGGATGGCAGCGGCAATCGTCCGTTTTACGTTCGCACCGACCCCAAAACCTGGTTCACGCCGCTCAAGGAATGGGTCACGCACGAGTCGTGGGTGAAAGACACCGGCGACATGACCATGATCAACGACAAACTGGGCGTCATGCTGGTCAAGAAAGATGGCACCGCGCGCATGGTGCGCGAAGGACACTACTGGCACACTGCCGCCCGACCCGATGGAAGACTCCTCGTACTCGACGATATGCAGGGACGACTTTGGCTGATGGAAACCGCCACGGGCAACACGCGCCTGTTGGCCACCGGCATTCGTGACACGGTCCGCACGGTCCATGCCCACGCTTCCTTCGATCGGCTCGGACGCTACGTGCAATTTCACACTGGCCACACCCACGAAACCATCGCCATCATCGACCTGAACGAATTGCCTCCGCTCAACTGGATCAAGTAA